GCGGAGTCGATGCCGCCGCTGAGGCCGATCAGTGCTTTTTTGAAGCCGCTCTTGTGCGCGTAGTCACGCAGGCCGAGCACGAGTGCGGCTTGTGTGGCGGCATTGCCTTTGAGGTTGAATTGTTCCGACACATAGCCGGCAGGGCTTGCGAGATCGATCACGTGATTTTCTTCGCGGAAGGCGGCCAGGCCGGCGACGAGGCCGCGCTCCGGGTGTGCGGCGAGGCTGCCGCCATCGAAGATGAGTTCGTCGTTGCCACCCACGGCGTTGCAGTAAACAGCTGGGCAGCCGCAGCGTTCGGCGGCGTCTTGCACCAGTGGCTCGCGCGCTTCGTTTTTGCCCTCGTGCCAGGGGCTGGCGGAAAGGTTGAGTAAGAGGTCGATGTTTTGCTCGGCCAGCTTGCCTACAGGATCGTTGCAATAGCGGCGACTGGTCTTGAGATCGGGATGGGTCCAAATGTCTTCACAGATGGTGATGCCGACCTTTTGCCCCTGCCACTCATAGACGGTGGGGCCTTCGGCGGGCTCAAAGTAGCGCTCTTCGTCGAAGACGTCGTAACTGGGCAGGAGCGATTTGTGGGCGACGGTTTTAACCTCGCCGGATTCGCACCATGCGGCGGCGTTGTAGAAGGGGCGTCCTGTGATGCAGGGGCCGCGGTCTTGCACGTAGCCGATCACTGCGGGCACGGAGCCGATCTGTTGGGCAATGGCATCGAGGGCGTCTTCTGTATCACTGACGAAGCGGCTTTTAAAGAGTAGGTCGCGTGGCGGATAACCGCAGACGGCGAGTTCGGGGAAGAGCACTAAGTCGGCACCGTCGGCGACGAGCGCTTTGTAGGCGCTTAGGATGCGTTGTGAGTTGCCAGTCAGGTCTCCGACTGTGGTGTTGATCTGCGCGATGCCAATTTTCATAGGTAAAATGTATTTGAAACGATTGTTTGAACTGCGACTTGCAAATAAATGACTTGCTCGAATAGTCAGGCGGACTTGCTTAAGCTGCAAGGTTTACGACTATTTTCCAATGTACAGAGAAGACAAGACTTTCGCCATTCTATTCACTCTTTGCCTGAGTTTATTGTCTGTCTCATTGATGGGGCAGGTGGCCGACAGTGCAATTGCGTCGGAGCCACTTCATTTGAGTGTCGATGACGTGATTGAGCGGGTGAAGGGGCAGAATTTACAATTGTTGATGAATCAAGAGAGCGTGCGGCGTGCTTTGGAGCAGAGCTATCAGCGTCGTGCGGCTTTGCTGCCGCAGTTTTCGGTCAATGCGCAACAATCGCGGCAGCAAACGGCGTATGCTTCTTCGTCTTCAAATTTGGATATCCCTCCTTATAATCTGTTTACTTCGCGGATCGAAGCTTCGTTACCGGTATTTGATACTCAACGCTATGCAGATTTTAAAATTGCTCAGCTGAATTACGCCATCGAGCAGATGGATTATGCGGTGGCTACGCAGGATATTTTGGAGCAAGCGATTTTACTCTACTTTACTCAACTGCGCGATGTGCGTAGTGTGGAAATTGCAGAGGGAAATATCGAGCGTGAGCAGACGCTGCTGGACTTGGCCCGGCAGCAATACGATGCGGGCTCCGCCGTTAAAATCGACGTCACGCGTGCGGAGGTGCGACTGGCGACGGAGCGTCGCACATTAATGGAGGCCGAGATTGCTGTCGAAGAGTCGATGTTGGAATTGAAGGCCTTGCTGGACTTGGATCTGGATCGTGAACTACGCTTGGACCGTGGTATCATTGAGGGAGCCAAGGCACCACCCAGTCTGAAGCGATATGGCTCTCAGGAGGTTTTGACGGAATTGCGCCCCGAATTACAGAGCCAGCAAAAAGTGCTCCGCCAGGCGGAACTTGCGCGGAAAGCCGCTGGCTGGCAGCGGCTGCCTACCTTGGAATTATTTGCCAATTGGGGCTATGATTCCAATCACGCTTTGGATGGCGATGAGGGGGAGGCTTGGCTCTTCGGACTGCGTGCCACAATGCCTCTATGGGAAGGGGGCCGTATCGCTGCGGAGAAGCGCGAGGCTGCGGCCGCTGTGCGCCAAAACGAATATCAGATGCGCGACTTGCGCAATCGGATCGAGCGTGAATTTAAGTTTTCATTACTCGCAATGGATTCGCGTTACGCGCAAATCGAAATTGCGCGTGATGAAGTGCGCCTCGGCCGTGACGAGGTCGAGCAAGCCAGTGAGCGCTATCGCGAAGGTCTCGGGGATAATCGTGAGTTAATTGATGCGCAAATACGTCTTGCCGATGCGGAGCGCAGCCATCTCAACGCGATCTATCTGTATGGCTTGAGTCGTTTGGCGTTTGCACGATCCATTGGCTCTGTTGAACATGTTTTAGACTAAGAAATTATGGCTGAGCTTCCTACACACTTTTATTTAGCCTCCGCTTCGCCGCGGCGTGCAGAGCTGATGCAGCGCATGGGGCTACGCTTCGAAATCCGGCCCACTCACGTGGAGGAAGATGATTCCGGTAGCCAGGGGCCTGAAGTGATGGTGCTGGAAAATGCTAAACTCAAGGCGTCCACGCTCTCGGAGCTGGAGCCTGAGGCTTTGGTGCTCGGCTCCGACACCACGGTGGCTTGGGATGCGCATGTGCTCAGCAAGCCGATCGACCTGGCGGATGCGCGGCGAATGCTGCATATGCTCTCGGGCCGCAGGCACACCGTCTATACCGCGGTGTCACTCTATTGGCAGGCAGGTGGGCTGGCGCATACTTTTGTGGAGCGCAGTGATGTGCGCTTTCAGCAGCTGGACGACGCGCGGATCGATCAGTATTTTGCACGAGTCAACCCATTGGACAAGGCGGGTGCCTATGGCATACAAGAAGGCCGTGAGTTGATTATAGAGCATGTGGAAGGTTCGGTGGAAAATGTCATGGGCCTGCCAATTCAGGCCCTTGAGCAAACTTTACGGGAACTAGGTTTTGATTTTTGGAACTAAGAGCATTTTATCGTGAAGACAAATTGTGCCCGATCCTGCCATAGAGCCTAGTAGTGCGAATCCATTCAGCCTCGATGTTCGCGAGCCTCGATGGGTGACTTGGGTTGCGGTCTTGGCGACACTCCTCGTTCACCTAGGAGTGGTGCTAATCGTGCCAGAGGAGTTGATGCCGCTGCAGTCCGACAGTGGCGAAGAGGCCGCAGCTGACGAGGTCTATGATATCAGCTTGGTCGAGCCAGTCGAGCCGCACTACGTCGAAGCAAATCCCGAGGCGCCGGAAAATGAGCCCGATCGCACGGATCAATATTCTTATCGCAGTCAACAGGCGGCCGATGACAGCCCCTTGTCAGATGCGCTCAACAAGCCCCATGTCGAGGGAGAGGAAGATTCTCAAAAAATAGTGCAAGGCACTTTAGAGCCCTCGCCGCCTATTGAGCCCGGAGTATATGCGCCCAACGCGCGCGCGGGCGAAGGCGAGGGCGATCAAGGAGGGAAATTAGGACAGCCTCAGGAGTTGGCCCCACCCAAGCCTACACAGCCCTTGCCGGCGCCGGCGTTCATACAACAAGATCCTGTGACCGAGGAAGGACCCGGCAGTCGTAGCGACTTTGCAGGGGAAGCGCAGGAAGTATTTGAAAACCCCGATCCAGAGGCACCGATCGATGTGTATCGCCCTCAGCCAAGTCTTGAACAGTCGCAACAAACCCCGGGGGATGGAGCGGGGGGGGCCGTCGAAGCGCAGCCGAAACCTCGCGCACGGCCGCGTTTGGCACCTGAATTGATCACGGGGCCACTGATGCGTTCGCAAGGCTCCGCTCGCAGGCGCGGTGTGATTGCGCAAGATGCGACCTTTAGTGAATTCGGGGAGTATGAGCAGCAATTTTATGCCGCGATTCAAACGGGCTGGTATCAGGAAATTGAGTTCTTCCAGCCGATCGATACGGCTACCAGCGTGCAGGTGCGCTTTACGCTGCATGCAGATGGCCGTGTGACGGATGTGAAAGCCGTGCGAACCACCGCCAGTGAGATCGCCACTTTTATCTGCGAGACTGCAATCACCAAGCGCTCACCTTTTCGTCCCTGGACACAAGAGATGGTCAAAGTCTTTGGGCAGCAAAGGACCTTGAATGTGAGCTTCCATTATCGTTGATTTTACAATTTATTTACTGACGTGATTATGTGTTGAGCTTTTGCGCAAATCAGTGAGATTACCTTTCAATTATCAATGTCCGACTTAATGAACACACCGCTCGATCAACTTCCTCTCAATGGCGCAGTTAACTTGCTTGCACACAATGAAGACGGCCTAGTTGCGCTAGAAAAGCCGACGGGGTTGATGTCGCATCCAAATGGGCCGGAAGACAATGAACGTTCGCTACTGACGGCGGATTACGATTTGAAGGAAGAATGCTATTCCTGGACAGACGCTACGGGGGAAATACGTCGTGCGTGGTTGATCAATCGACTCGATTCGCCGACTTCCGGTGTCATTTTGCTGGGCTTGAACCCTGAGATCACTGCGGTGATCAAAAAAGAATTTTCGACTCACCGGGTGACGAAAATTTATTACGCTTTGGTACGTGGACGTCCTCAGGTGCCTTCCGGGTCTTGGTCGGATAAACTCAAGAAAGTGGCCAAGAATGGCAATTGTGCACAAATCGTGCCTGCAAAGACGCGTTACCAGGTGATCAAATCGCCGACTGGAGGTTTTCCCGTTTCATTGCTCAAATTACTGCCACTGACTGGGCGGACGCACCAACTGCGCGTGCAATGTAATAAGCATGGTTTACCAATCGTGGGGGATCGCACCTATGGGAATTTTGGTTTCAATAAGGAAGTCGCCATTAAAGTGGAGACGCGCCGTATGATGTTGCATTCGGCAGAGACGATCGTGCGATATTGCTATAAAGGTCAGCTGCGTGAACTAACGGCAAAGTCTGAACTGCCGGAAGATTTTAAAGCCGTGATGTCCTATCGTCCGGGCTTGAATATGCATCGCCCGAAGGGGACACGAAGTCAGGTATTGGCCGGGCGTCGTTTTAAGGCCCCCGAGGCTCCCTAGGCTCCCGAGGTCGTCAGGTCTCGGGCGGTGTGCGATCCGTGTGGAGCGGCCTAGTGTTGCCAAGTGCTTGATCGGGTGTTTCACTCCTGCCATGTCAATGGATTATCACTATCACAGACACGAGCGTTTGTTGATCCGGATCGCTGTAATATTGGGCGTGATAGTGGGGATTTTAGCGTTTACCATTACACGTAAGATTAGCGGTCGTTCGGAACAGGTGTCACCCGAGGAGGTGTGGGCTTATGTGCAAGAAATAGCGCCTCAAAAAGATTTGGATCCGGAGTTTATCTATGCGATCGCGTGGGCGGAAAGTAGTTTGAATGCACGTGCCCGTAGTTCGGTGGCCCGTGGTATGATGCAACTGACTAAGCCGGCTTGGCGCGAGGTGAGTGATGAATCTTACCGTCATGCTTGGGATTGGCGCACCAATGTGCGTGTGGGCATCGATTATCTTGCATTCTGTCGGGATTACCTGAAGAGACATGACCATTTTAGCTATCCACTCTTGGCGGCGTCGTATCGTTACGGGCCTTATCACGTGAGGAATAAGAATTTTAATATTTTGAAACTAAAGCAGCCTAAGAATGAAATTTATCGCCGCATCTTCGAGGGCAATATTCACCCTGTGACGCCGCCGGCGGAGGCGGAGCCGGCACTCTGATCGGAGCGACGGAATTACATTGCGAGTCCGAGCGATCTACCTTGCTTTGAGCCGTATGGACAACTCGAGGCGTGAAATTGCAATTATAGGCGGCGGACCTGCAGGTTTGCGGG
The nucleotide sequence above comes from Coraliomargarita algicola. Encoded proteins:
- a CDS encoding lytic transglycosylase domain-containing protein is translated as MDYHYHRHERLLIRIAVILGVIVGILAFTITRKISGRSEQVSPEEVWAYVQEIAPQKDLDPEFIYAIAWAESSLNARARSSVARGMMQLTKPAWREVSDESYRHAWDWRTNVRVGIDYLAFCRDYLKRHDHFSYPLLAASYRYGPYHVRNKNFNILKLKQPKNEIYRRIFEGNIHPVTPPAEAEPAL
- a CDS encoding Maf family protein, whose amino-acid sequence is MAELPTHFYLASASPRRAELMQRMGLRFEIRPTHVEEDDSGSQGPEVMVLENAKLKASTLSELEPEALVLGSDTTVAWDAHVLSKPIDLADARRMLHMLSGRRHTVYTAVSLYWQAGGLAHTFVERSDVRFQQLDDARIDQYFARVNPLDKAGAYGIQEGRELIIEHVEGSVENVMGLPIQALEQTLRELGFDFWN
- a CDS encoding TolC family protein, encoding MYREDKTFAILFTLCLSLLSVSLMGQVADSAIASEPLHLSVDDVIERVKGQNLQLLMNQESVRRALEQSYQRRAALLPQFSVNAQQSRQQTAYASSSSNLDIPPYNLFTSRIEASLPVFDTQRYADFKIAQLNYAIEQMDYAVATQDILEQAILLYFTQLRDVRSVEIAEGNIEREQTLLDLARQQYDAGSAVKIDVTRAEVRLATERRTLMEAEIAVEESMLELKALLDLDLDRELRLDRGIIEGAKAPPSLKRYGSQEVLTELRPELQSQQKVLRQAELARKAAGWQRLPTLELFANWGYDSNHALDGDEGEAWLFGLRATMPLWEGGRIAAEKREAAAAVRQNEYQMRDLRNRIEREFKFSLLAMDSRYAQIEIARDEVRLGRDEVEQASERYREGLGDNRELIDAQIRLADAERSHLNAIYLYGLSRLAFARSIGSVEHVLD
- a CDS encoding NAD+ synthase, whose product is MKIGIAQINTTVGDLTGNSQRILSAYKALVADGADLVLFPELAVCGYPPRDLLFKSRFVSDTEDALDAIAQQIGSVPAVIGYVQDRGPCITGRPFYNAAAWCESGEVKTVAHKSLLPSYDVFDEERYFEPAEGPTVYEWQGQKVGITICEDIWTHPDLKTSRRYCNDPVGKLAEQNIDLLLNLSASPWHEGKNEAREPLVQDAAERCGCPAVYCNAVGGNDELIFDGGSLAAHPERGLVAGLAAFREENHVIDLASPAGYVSEQFNLKGNAATQAALVLGLRDYAHKSGFKKALIGLSGGIDSAVVAAIAAEAFGPENVVGIALPSAISSQHSRDDAAALAQNLGIEYHEVAIAETVASAESALGDLFAGRAADVTEENIQARARGLLLMAMSNKFGALLLTTGNKSEISVGYCTLYGDMCGGLAVISDLPKMKVYALARHMNLERELIPVNTIEKAPSAELRPDQKDEDSLPPYPVLDGILRLYVEEGLSRAEIVEKGYDSEIVNDIVRKVDLNEYKRKQAAPGLKTTPLAFGVGRRIPIVQKYVS
- a CDS encoding RluA family pseudouridine synthase gives rise to the protein MSDLMNTPLDQLPLNGAVNLLAHNEDGLVALEKPTGLMSHPNGPEDNERSLLTADYDLKEECYSWTDATGEIRRAWLINRLDSPTSGVILLGLNPEITAVIKKEFSTHRVTKIYYALVRGRPQVPSGSWSDKLKKVAKNGNCAQIVPAKTRYQVIKSPTGGFPVSLLKLLPLTGRTHQLRVQCNKHGLPIVGDRTYGNFGFNKEVAIKVETRRMMLHSAETIVRYCYKGQLRELTAKSELPEDFKAVMSYRPGLNMHRPKGTRSQVLAGRRFKAPEAP